The nucleotide sequence ATCCATAACTGCTCTTTTATTTATTCTCCCGTTATATGGATCATCGTTTACCATATCAAGACTCTCTTCCAACTCAGCTATAATAAAACTATAAACATCTTCCGCTGAATTACGATCAAATTCTAGCTTACGTTCTTGTATATAATCTGTGATTAAAGCAACATCACCGTAAGTTTGAACCAGTAAAAAATACGAATTTGCTCTTAAAAACTTTATAGCTCCAATTTGTTGAGATAGTTCTGGAGATTGCTCTGTTAAATCACCATAGTAAACTCCCATATTAGCAGTTTGTATAGCTTTATAACAAACATTATATAAGTGCCCTACACCATTAGAGTTAGAATTAAGTTGCGTATAACGACTTAAACCCGGTGGTTCATTCTCACGACCTTCAGCATACATATCTGTTCCTGCAGCGAAAAGCCAAGGCTCACCTCCATAAATTTCTCTTAAGAATCCATAATTAGCATTTACCAGCAAATTATATCCTTCAGTTGTTAAATAAAAATCTGTTGTTTCGTTGGATCTATTATCTTCTTCTAAATAATCCTGACATGATATCAAAATCATGGAAAATAATAGAAAGCTGATTTTATATATTTTGTTCATCTTCTAAAAATTTAAATTAAATCCTAACTGATATGTAATCGAACTAGGCCTACCAGTATTTAAAGATGCTCCGGCCCACTCTGGATCATATCCCTCATAATCTGTAAACACAAATGGATTTAAAACATTTGCATAAACTCTCAATTTCTTCAGGTTCAAATTATCTAGCATTTTATCAGATATATTATATCCTAAACCAATGTTTTTGACCTTTACGAAAGATGCTTCATGATAATATCCAACTCCATCATTTCTCCAAAAAGAACCTTCATTTCTTGCCTGTGGATATGTATTTGATACTTGTGCAGGAATACCCGCACCGTTTTCTGGAATATACCAATTTAAGTCTAGTTTTTGGCGACCACGATCTCTTACATCTGCAAAGTTAGAGTGGAAATTACTGTACACCAACACTCCTTGATTAGTGATTAACGATGCTGATAAATCCCAGTTTTTATATCTAAAATTGGTAAATAAACTCCCTGACCAATCTGGATTTGAAGATCCAAGAATAATTCTATCTTCTGGAGTATACCGGCCATCATTATTAACATCTACCAATTTCTCCTGTCCTTCTTCCATTCCATAACCGGCAGCTTCGTCCACTTCATCTGCCTGCCAGATACCATTAAACTTATAATTATAATGCGCATCTATAGACTCCCCTATAAACAAGTTATTACCAATATCATCTACCTGATCCTGACCGTAAATCGATTCGATAGCATTTACGTTTCTAGTAAAGGTGAAATTTGTGGTCCAGCTAAAATCTGATGTTTGAATGTTTCTGGTTGTTAATGCAATCTCTACCCCTTTATTACTTACTGAGCCTATATTTGCTGTAATATTATCCCATCCACTTTCCAATGGCAATTGTTGTTCTAATAATAGATCGTCTGAAAGTTTATCGTAATAATCTACACTACCCTCTATTCTATTATTCAGGAATCCAAAATCTATCCCAAAATTAACTTCTCTGGTTTTTTCCCACTTTAAAAATGGATTAGCTAAAGAACCCGGCACCCAACCCGTGGTTACCTGACCGCCGAAATCATAGAAATATCGAGAATCTAAAGTATTTATAGTTGAATATGGAGCAATAATATTATTTCCTGTAAATCCATAACTTACTCTCAACTTAAGGGTTGAAATAGCATCTACATCTTTAAGAAAATTTTCCTGCTTTAGCTTCCATGCTAATGCTCCAGAAAAAAAGCTATCCCAGTTATCTGCTAGCAAAGACGAGCCATCCCATCTAGCAGAAGCGGTTAGTAAATACTTATCCATAAGCGAATAATTGGCTCTTAAAGCATAAGATGCCAGCGTTTGCTTCTGGTAATTAGAATTCATATCATAAGTACCAGGATCACCACTACCGATGTTATAGAATTTAGTTTCAAATGGAATTCTTCTGGCAGACTGAGAAGATGTTTCTCCTTCGGCAGAATAAAGACTAAATAATCCAAGTAAGTTTACGTTATGATCTTCGTTAAACTGATGATTTATATTGAACTGGTTATCCCATGTATAATTGAAATTTTCTCCATTCTGGATTTCAGCCGAAGGTAAATTATCATTATCAATACCTACTGAAGTTTGTGCACCCCAAGATCTTCCAATTCTGTAATTTTCAATTCCTGTTGAAAAAGTTGTTTTCAATTCTAACCACTCTAAAGGATCATATTGAAAATAAGTACTGGAAAGAATATTCCAGCTTTTATTAACATCGGTAGTATTATTTATATTCAGAATAGGATTATACGTACTTGTTTTATTGATTAAAAAGTTTCCGTCATTATCCTGAAGTTTTCCTGGTAATGGATAAAGTTCACCATCCAATCCATACGGACTCAAATAAGGGTTTAATCTAAATGCATCACGCATGGCGACATCACTACCGAAGTTTTGTTCCAATAAAGTAATCGTAAGATTAGTACCGTAAGATACTTTGTCCGTTACCTGATGATTAATACCTAATTTAAGAGTATATTTTTCTAAACTCTCATTTTCGATATTTCCGGTCTCTTTTTGATAACCCAAACCTAAGTTATAACCAACTCCATTATCTGATCTTCCTGAAACATTTAGATAATGATTTTGTTGAATTCCTGTTTTAAGAACCTCATCGTACCAATCAAAAGACTCACCATTAGCTACTCTATTGAATAATTCTGAATTATTACCACCACCTGAAACCGCATCTCTTAGCGTTTCTGGTGTAACTGTTCCCGTTAACGGATCTTTGGCTGCGGTTGGTAAGTAAGCCGATTGATGATATCCCCACCATTTTTCCGGAGACATTAATTCAGGCAAACGAGTAACCTCACGTACACCAACAAAATTATCGAAAGAAACATTGAAGCCAGCTTTAGCTCCCGCTCCGTCCTTAGTGGATATAATCACTACTCCGTTTGAACCTCTTGAACCATAAATCGCAGTAGATGATGCATCCTTCAAGATATCCATTCGCTCAATATCCTGAGGATTCAAAAAATCAATGCTATTTGTAGGCACTCCATCTACAACATATAAAGGAGAAACATTCCCGCTAATAGAATTTTTACCTCGAATGGTAATATCAAAACCATCTCCAATTCTACCGGTAGAATTGCTAATCTGTACTCCGGGAACATTACCCTGTAAGGCCTCTAGAGGATTGGTCATATTCCTTTCAGCTAAGTCTTCACCTCCTACTGTTCCTACAGATCCTGTTAAATCTGTCTTTTTCACCTTTCCGTAACCAACAACTACAACATCACTTAATGCCTGAACATCGTCCTGCATTTGAATATCTATAGTTGATCTGCCATCCACTTCAATCGTTTTCGTTGTAAAGCCTATATAACTTACAGTTAGTGTCGCATCTGATGGAGCTTCAATTGTAAAATTTCCATCAAAATCTGATACCGTAGCGTAATTTGTTCCTTCCACAAAAATATTCACTCCCGAAAGAGGAATACCATCTGCTTCAGAGCTTACGGTACCGGATATTGTTTTTAAATCCTGCGCATAAATTTCATTGGAAATTCCAATGGACAGGATTAAAAAAAACATCGTTAGATAATTTCTAAAGTTCGTTTTCATTATTCATACAAGTATTTAGAATTAGTATTCGATTAGTTACATATTTCAAGTCTGATTCCTATTTCATTTTTGAACCGTTTATAGTTACATTTTCGTAATTAACAGGATCAGCATCGGTGATTTTTGTAGCAGTTTCTGCTCCTTTAATGGTTATATTCTTAAGATTAATGTTCGAAATTTTCGAGCCCTCACGTCCAATAATTAAGATTCCATATTTTCCTGCATTCTCTACATTAATGTCTTCTAGATAGATATTAGAAATATTTGGAAAGAACTCGCCCTCTTGGTTATCATAAATTCCGTAATGAAGATTTACTTTAAGCATAGCTTCTTTCACCTGTCCTACTTCAATATTTTTAACATAAACTCCATCCACAAAACCACCTCTTAGAGTGTTTGTTTTTATACGAATCGCACGATCTAAGTTGGGACTATCCATGATACAATTTCTTACATAAACGTTACGAACACCGGCAGAAATTTCACTTCCCATAACAACACCTCCGTGACCATCCTTCATATTACAATCTTCAACAACGATATTTTCACTAGGAATAGCGACACGCCTTCCATCATTATTTCGGCCAGATTTAATAGCTATACAATCATCCCCTGTGTTAAATAAACAATTTTTAATATGTACATTTTTTGCGTATTCTGGATCACATCCATCGTTATTAGGGCCATGACTATTAACGGTTACACCATCTACAGTTACGTTATTTGATTTGATAGGATGAATTACCCAAAAAGGGGCGTTAGTAAAAGTTACATCCTTAACTAGAACGTTTTCGCAACCAAAAGGCTGAAAAAATGTTGGACGCAATTGGTGTCCCTCTCCAAAATTTCGTTCTGAAACTGGCGTATTTTTTTCATTCATTTTTCTTAGTGCGGGTAAATTGTGATCTTGCTTTTGATGCGCCTCACCTTCCTTATGTCCATAACGCTCTGCACCAGACCATGGCCACCAGTTATCATTGTCGGCCTGGCCATCAAATGTTCCTTTACCAGTAACAGCAATATTTTCCTGTTCGTAAGCATAGATTAAAGGCGAATAATTCATTAATTCTACACCTTCATAAGAGGTATGAACTGCCGGCAGATAATCTTTTGCATCTTTACTGAATAAAACCTCTGAGCCTTCGTTTAAATGTAAATTCACATTACTTTTTAGATGAATAGGACCTGTAAGAAATTTTCCTTCAGGAACTATAACTTTACCTCCCCCTGCTTCATTACAAGCTGCAATCGCCTTTTTAAATGCTTCAGAATTATTAGTTGTACCATCTGCAACCGCTCCGTATTCTGTAATATCAAACAATTGATCTTTGAACTGAGGCACTGTAATATCTGCGATAATTTTATCTGCTTTCTTCCAAATATCAGTTTCTGATATTTCGTTTTCCATATTGTCCTTCTTATTCTTTTCAGAATGAGTTTTACAGGCCATAAAAGCCGTAATAATCGTAAAAACTAAGAGCAGTTTTTTCATATAATTATCTTTAACACGTTTTGTAATCGATTGCACTAAAATATAAAACCTTTATCAATTAACATAATTTATAGTCTTAAAACTAAGAAAAACTAAAAATCCTAGCTAACGAAATGTAGTATTGGTATTATTAAAGCTTATTAATTGCGAAGTTGAATTAGAAATCAATAATATTAGAAACCGAATATCTGGAGGTCTCTTCTTTGGATAATTTTTTCGCCCATTTCACTCGGTCGCCATCGGCTCCAGGGCCCTGAGAGTTTGAATAACAGTATTTCACCTAAATGCAATTTTATTATAATTCAAATAAATTCAGAACTTACATTTTGTAATCGATTGCACTAAATTATGTATTTATTATCAATAACCAAATAAAAACTTAAAAAATATGATAAAATATAAAAAATGTTTTTCCCTATTATCATTTAACTAAGCCTAATGGCTTTATATTACTAATATCGGAATCATTCTGTTTTAATTGTTATTCCTATATTGTGCCACGTAAAGCAAGAACTGTAACCTTTAAAAGTGAATCCCTGAATGGCAGAGAAAGTTACTATTTATGACATTTCCAAAAAGCTAAAAATTAGTGCAGCAACTGTTTCTAGAGCGTTGAATGACAATCCTAAAATTAGTCAGAAAACTCGGGAATTGGTTATGGAAACGGCAGCAGCGATGAATTATAAGCAAAATCGACTTGCCCAAGCATTAAAAAGCGGCCGTACAAATAATGTAGGGGTTATCGTTCCGTATATAAATCGCAGTTTTTTCTCTAGTGTGATACGTGGTATTGAAGAAGAATTATCACCACACGGTTATCATGTAATTATCTGTCAAACGCATGAAGATGTTCGTAATGAGGTTAAACAAATTGACACATTACTAAACACTCAGGTAGATGGTATTTTTATGTCTGTTGCAAAAACCACACAGGATACGTCGCACATAAAAAAAACAATTGCAGAAAATACTCCGCTAATTTTCTTTGACCGTAAAAAGGATGTAGAAGGTTTAAGCTCGGTAGTAATAGACGATTTCAAAGGAGGTTATTTAGCTACCGAACATCTTATAAACCAAGGTTGTAAAAAAATAGCTCACTTTTCTGGAGATTTAAATTTAGAAATTTATAAGAATAGACACGAAGGTTATATAAAAGCCCTCAGGGATCACAAGATTACACCTTTAAAAAGATTTAGTGTTCAGGTAAATAGTAAACTGGAATCTGGTGCGTCAGCAATTAAAGATTTATGGGAGTTTGATGAAAAGCCCGATGCAATATTTTCTTCTAGTGATTATGCGGCTTTAGGTGCAATCCAAGAATTAAAAGCAAATGGAATTAAAATACCTGAAGAAGTATGTGTGGTTGGTTTCAGTAACGAGCCATTTACAAAATACATGGAATTACCGATTACCTCTGTCGATCAAACGCCACTTGAAATGGGTAAGATTGCAGCTCAGGTTTTCTTAGAACAAACGAAAGAGAGCCAGACACTTACTACAGAAAAGAAAGTTGTGCTGGCTCCCGAGCTTTATGTTAGAGATTCTTCTAATAGAAAATTATAAAGAAACTCCACGTTTCCACGGAATAAAGTCATTTTGGTTATTTTGATCTGCTTTTGAGGTAATCTCCCCACTAGCGACATCAATTATATATTCCAAAATTTCTTCTCCCATCTCTTCGATCGTTTTTTCTCCCTTAATCACAGCTCCGCTATCTATATCGATAATATCAGGCATTCGAGCTGCTAAAATTGAGTTTGATGAAAGCTTAATTACAGGCGTTATTGGATTTCCTGTTGGCGTACCCAAACCTGTGGTGAAAACAACCACATTTGCGCCAGAACCTACCATAGCTGTTGTACTTTCAACATCGTTCCCCGGTGTGCACAATAAATTTAATCCTGGTTTAGTCACATATTCTCCGTAATCCAAAATATCCTGAATAGGTGATGTTCCTCCTTTTTTGGCAGCTCCGGCAGATTTCATAGCATCAGTTATCAAACCGTCTTTAATGTTACCGGGAGACGGATTCATATCGAAACCAGATCCAGAAGCTTCAGCCGCATCTTCATAAGCTCGCATTAATTCAAGAAAACGCTTGGCTTTTTCATCATCAACAATTCTATTTACCAATTCCTGTTCAACCCCGCACAATTCAGGAAATTCAGATAAAATAGGTGAACCTCCTAAGGCTGCCAATAAATCTGACGCGTAACCTAATGAAGGATTTGCTGAAATTCCTGAAAATCCATCAGATCCACCACATTCTAAACCTAATTTAAGTTTTGATAACGGTGCTGGTTTTCGTTGAATTTCGTTTGCTTTTTTAATACCCTGAAAAGATTCTTGGATAATTTTATTCAGCATATCATCAATAGTTCCCTCCTGCTGCTGCTCGTAAATTAATACCGGCTTTTTCAAATCTGGATTTATAGCATCCAGTGCATTCTGAAAAATATCTATTTGTAAATTCTGGCATCCTAAACTTAGCACAGTTGCTCCCGCAACATTTGGATTATTTACGTATCCCGCTAAAAGTTTAGATAAAGAAACAGCATCTTGGCGTATACCACCGCAACCTCCTTGATGGGTTATAAAACGAACATTTACATTACTAAAAACCTCTTCTTCCTTTTCAGTTTCTTCTTCATTAAAATCTATATCGTTACCACTAATTAGATTTCTCAATAATTTTCGCTGCTTGGTAGACTTATGAAGTGATAATTCTTTTTCAAAAACATCTTTCAATAATTCCACATTTCGATTTTCGCAAAAAACTAAAGGAAAAAATAACCACGTATTCGCTGTGCCTACCTGACCATCTTCACGATGATAGCCCATAAAGGTTTTGTCCTTCCATTTAGAAATGTCTGGCTTTTTGTAGCTTGGACTTTCGGTTTTGCCGGTAGTTGTACTCGCTTGATGCTTTACATTATCTACTGTAAGTACGTCCCCTCTCTTAATGCTGCTAGTCGCTTTTCCTACCAACACGCCATACATAAAAATTTTACTTTCAGGTTCTAGATCAACCATCGTAATTTTATGCTTCGCTTTAACATCAGAAAGTATGATTACATCTTCGCCCTCAAAATTTATCTTATCACCCTGCCAAAGATCTATCAAGGCAATAGCTACATTATCGTCTGGATGTACTTTAATTAATTTATTCTTCATTTCTCCTAAGTTTTAAGCTGAATAAGTACTAGATTGTAGCTTTTTCAGTAAAATTTTTATATCCTTCCTCTATACCTTTAGTTTCAATCAATTCTAAAGCTAAGGCAATGTTGTCTTGTAAACCTGGAACTTTTGTTAGATCGCTGTCCCAAAATTTTTCGTTTTTCAATATTTCTCCGCTAATTTCCTGATAACTGTGCATTTCCCAAACTCTTTTGAGTTCAGCAACAACCGCATCATCATCATTAATCGGCAAAGTATGATTATTCCATTCGCCTCTATAAAATCTTATTAAACAAGCGAATGCAAAAGTAAGATGCAAAGGTAATCGATTGCAATCTTTCTGAAAAGCTAATAAACTAGGTAAGACTCTAACTTTAAATTTTGAAATTGAATTTAAAGCGATACTTGCTAATTGGTGCTTAATAAAAGGATTTCTAAAACGGTCTAAAACTTCTTCAGCAAAAGCTTTCAGCTCCTCTTCAGATAATGATAGTGTTGGGATTATTTCTTTAAAAATTGCTTCTTTTACAAAGGCTCCCGTAAAGTCATGATCTACAGTTTCTTTAACGGTTTCATTTCCGAAGAGAATAGAAAAAGGAACCATAGTGGTGTGCGCGCCGTTTAAAATTCGAACTTTTCTGGTTCGATAGGGCTGCATATCTTTTACTACGATAATATTTTCTTCAATTTTATCAAATGGAATCTTTGCTTTTAAAGTTTCTCCTCCTTCGATTACCCAAAGTAAAAATACTTCTGCGGAAACAATCAATTTATCTTCAAACTGAAGTTCACTTTGATATGCATCAATATCAGCTTTAGGATACCCAGGAACAATTCGATCTACTAAGGTGTTGTGAAAACTATTACTGTTATTGATCCAAGCTACGAAATCGGCTTCTAATTTCCATAATTCTGCATATTGAAGTATAATTTTCTTTAAGGTATCGGCATTATAATTAATCAACTCGCAAGGAATAATCGTTAATCCTTTAGCTGAATCTCCGTTAAAATGTTTAAATCTTCTATATAAAAGTGCTGTCAATTTAGCAGGAAAACTTTTGTGCGGTGTTCCTTCTAATGTATCGCTTTCATCGTAAGCAATACCTGCTTCTGTAGTATTAGAAATCACGAATTCTAAAGCTTCTTCTTCAGCTAATTTTAAGTAATCTTCGTAATTTTTATAAGGATTTATTCCTTTTTGAATACAGGAAATTGTTCGTTGCTCCTGAATTTCCTTGCCCTGCTTCACTCCTTTCATAAACAGGTTATATAACCCATCCTGCTCATTCAGCATTTCTACAAGTCCGCCGGCTAAAGGTTGAATTACAGCAACCCCAGCATTAAAATCGGCTTCTTTATTTAATTTATCAATCACAAAATCTACAAAGGCTCTCAAAAAGTTTCCTTCGCCAAACTGCACTACCTTTATTGGTAGCGTCGATGTAAGATTTGCGTTTTTTCGGTTCAATTTTTCCATGTTAAAATCTTATTTTATTCAAATAATTTTGGCAGCCAAAGGCTAATTTCTGGGATATAAGTCACTAATAATAAAACAATAAACATAACCACGTACAATGGTAACAAGGGTTTCATTACTTTTTGGATGGTCGTCTTCGCTACTCCTACCCCAATAAAGAGTACGGCTCCTACTGGCGGTGTACATAATCCAACACATAAATTCATTACCATAATCATCCCGAAATGCACAGGATCTACACCTAAATTCTGCATAACAGGAAGTAAAATTGGTGTAAAAATTAATACGGCTGGCGTCATATCCATAAACGTTCCTACAAAAAGTAAGAGCAAATTGATTATAATAAGAATAACATATTTATTCTCGCTTAAGCCTAATAGTAGATCGCTAACGGTCTGCGGAATGTTTTCAAAAGACATTACCCAGCTCATACTCATAGAGGTTGCTATAAGTAATAATACAATTGAAGTGGTTCCTACTGAACTTAGGAAAATATTATATAGTTTTTTGAGGTTTATTTCACGGTAGATTGTCGCTAGAATCAAAGTATAAAGCACAGCAATTCCTGAAGCTTCTGTAGCTGTAAAGATTCCGGAAACAATTCCTCCAATAACTACTACCAATAATAACAAACTTGGTAAAGCATCAAGAAAACTAACTGTAATTAGCTTAAAGCTAGATTTGGTTCCCGGAGGATATTTCTTCTTTTTTATCCATACTGAAGCAACTAGCATTAACGCCAATCCCATTAAAATACCCGGAATATATCCCGCTAAAAATAAACTCGCAATAGAAACGCCACCACTAGCTAACGAATACACAATTAGCACGTTTGAAGGTGGAATAATCAATCCCGTTGTCGATGCAGTTACATTTATCGCAGCTCCAAATTCTTTAGAATAGTTCTCTTTCTCCATTGGCGGTCCTAAGATCCCTCCAATAGCAGAAGCGGCCGCAACTGCAGATCCAGAAATAGCTCCAAATAACATGGCAGCAATCACATTTACATAGATTAAACCACCGGGCAAGGAGCCAATCAAAGCTTTCGCAAATTTAATTAAGCGATTCGCGATTCCCCCCTGATTCATTATTTGTCCCGCCAGAATAAAAAACGGAATCGCCAATAGCGAAAAGCTATCTAGGCCTGTGGCCATGCGTTGGGATACTGTAGTAAATGAAGCGATTGGATCGATAGAAAATAAAATCGTAACCAAACATGAAATTCCAATAGACCATGCTACAGGCACTCCTATACTTAATAAGATCACGAAAGAAATGACCAAAATGAGTATTTCTGTAATCATAATAAGTATTTTTTAGGATTAAAAATTTCGTTCAACTTATAAATTATAATCAGCGCACCGCTTAGTGGTATTACTGTATATACTACAGATAATGGCAGATGTAATGCTGCTGAATCCTGCCCTAGTTCTATATTCATTAATACTAAATTTCCTCCTCCGATGATCAATACCGTCACACAGAAAAGAATGATCAGGATATTTATAAAAATCATTAATTTAATTCTGTTGTCTGGGTTTAATTTAGGTGGTAAAATATTGATTGCTAAATGCTCCTGTTGTCCAGAGGCATA is from Zunongwangia endophytica and encodes:
- a CDS encoding SusC/RagA family TonB-linked outer membrane protein; amino-acid sequence: MKTNFRNYLTMFFLILSIGISNEIYAQDLKTISGTVSSEADGIPLSGVNIFVEGTNYATVSDFDGNFTIEAPSDATLTVSYIGFTTKTIEVDGRSTIDIQMQDDVQALSDVVVVGYGKVKKTDLTGSVGTVGGEDLAERNMTNPLEALQGNVPGVQISNSTGRIGDGFDITIRGKNSISGNVSPLYVVDGVPTNSIDFLNPQDIERMDILKDASSTAIYGSRGSNGVVIISTKDGAGAKAGFNVSFDNFVGVREVTRLPELMSPEKWWGYHQSAYLPTAAKDPLTGTVTPETLRDAVSGGGNNSELFNRVANGESFDWYDEVLKTGIQQNHYLNVSGRSDNGVGYNLGLGYQKETGNIENESLEKYTLKLGINHQVTDKVSYGTNLTITLLEQNFGSDVAMRDAFRLNPYLSPYGLDGELYPLPGKLQDNDGNFLINKTSTYNPILNINNTTDVNKSWNILSSTYFQYDPLEWLELKTTFSTGIENYRIGRSWGAQTSVGIDNDNLPSAEIQNGENFNYTWDNQFNINHQFNEDHNVNLLGLFSLYSAEGETSSQSARRIPFETKFYNIGSGDPGTYDMNSNYQKQTLASYALRANYSLMDKYLLTASARWDGSSLLADNWDSFFSGALAWKLKQENFLKDVDAISTLKLRVSYGFTGNNIIAPYSTINTLDSRYFYDFGGQVTTGWVPGSLANPFLKWEKTREVNFGIDFGFLNNRIEGSVDYYDKLSDDLLLEQQLPLESGWDNITANIGSVSNKGVEIALTTRNIQTSDFSWTTNFTFTRNVNAIESIYGQDQVDDIGNNLFIGESIDAHYNYKFNGIWQADEVDEAAGYGMEEGQEKLVDVNNDGRYTPEDRIILGSSNPDWSGSLFTNFRYKNWDLSASLITNQGVLVYSNFHSNFADVRDRGRQKLDLNWYIPENGAGIPAQVSNTYPQARNEGSFWRNDGVGYYHEASFVKVKNIGLGYNISDKMLDNLNLKKLRVYANVLNPFVFTDYEGYDPEWAGASLNTGRPSSITYQLGFNLNF
- a CDS encoding glycoside hydrolase family 28 protein is translated as MKKLLLVFTIITAFMACKTHSEKNKKDNMENEISETDIWKKADKIIADITVPQFKDQLFDITEYGAVADGTTNNSEAFKKAIAACNEAGGGKVIVPEGKFLTGPIHLKSNVNLHLNEGSEVLFSKDAKDYLPAVHTSYEGVELMNYSPLIYAYEQENIAVTGKGTFDGQADNDNWWPWSGAERYGHKEGEAHQKQDHNLPALRKMNEKNTPVSERNFGEGHQLRPTFFQPFGCENVLVKDVTFTNAPFWVIHPIKSNNVTVDGVTVNSHGPNNDGCDPEYAKNVHIKNCLFNTGDDCIAIKSGRNNDGRRVAIPSENIVVEDCNMKDGHGGVVMGSEISAGVRNVYVRNCIMDSPNLDRAIRIKTNTLRGGFVDGVYVKNIEVGQVKEAMLKVNLHYGIYDNQEGEFFPNISNIYLEDINVENAGKYGILIIGREGSKISNINLKNITIKGAETATKITDADPVNYENVTINGSKMK
- a CDS encoding LacI family DNA-binding transcriptional regulator; this translates as MAEKVTIYDISKKLKISAATVSRALNDNPKISQKTRELVMETAAAMNYKQNRLAQALKSGRTNNVGVIVPYINRSFFSSVIRGIEEELSPHGYHVIICQTHEDVRNEVKQIDTLLNTQVDGIFMSVAKTTQDTSHIKKTIAENTPLIFFDRKKDVEGLSSVVIDDFKGGYLATEHLINQGCKKIAHFSGDLNLEIYKNRHEGYIKALRDHKITPLKRFSVQVNSKLESGASAIKDLWEFDEKPDAIFSSSDYAALGAIQELKANGIKIPEEVCVVGFSNEPFTKYMELPITSVDQTPLEMGKIAAQVFLEQTKESQTLTTEKKVVLAPELYVRDSSNRKL
- a CDS encoding UxaA family hydrolase, encoding MKNKLIKVHPDDNVAIALIDLWQGDKINFEGEDVIILSDVKAKHKITMVDLEPESKIFMYGVLVGKATSSIKRGDVLTVDNVKHQASTTTGKTESPSYKKPDISKWKDKTFMGYHREDGQVGTANTWLFFPLVFCENRNVELLKDVFEKELSLHKSTKQRKLLRNLISGNDIDFNEEETEKEEEVFSNVNVRFITHQGGCGGIRQDAVSLSKLLAGYVNNPNVAGATVLSLGCQNLQIDIFQNALDAINPDLKKPVLIYEQQQEGTIDDMLNKIIQESFQGIKKANEIQRKPAPLSKLKLGLECGGSDGFSGISANPSLGYASDLLAALGGSPILSEFPELCGVEQELVNRIVDDEKAKRFLELMRAYEDAAEASGSGFDMNPSPGNIKDGLITDAMKSAGAAKKGGTSPIQDILDYGEYVTKPGLNLLCTPGNDVESTTAMVGSGANVVVFTTGLGTPTGNPITPVIKLSSNSILAARMPDIIDIDSGAVIKGEKTIEEMGEEILEYIIDVASGEITSKADQNNQNDFIPWKRGVSL
- a CDS encoding tagaturonate reductase, whose protein sequence is MEKLNRKNANLTSTLPIKVVQFGEGNFLRAFVDFVIDKLNKEADFNAGVAVIQPLAGGLVEMLNEQDGLYNLFMKGVKQGKEIQEQRTISCIQKGINPYKNYEDYLKLAEEEALEFVISNTTEAGIAYDESDTLEGTPHKSFPAKLTALLYRRFKHFNGDSAKGLTIIPCELINYNADTLKKIILQYAELWKLEADFVAWINNSNSFHNTLVDRIVPGYPKADIDAYQSELQFEDKLIVSAEVFLLWVIEGGETLKAKIPFDKIEENIIVVKDMQPYRTRKVRILNGAHTTMVPFSILFGNETVKETVDHDFTGAFVKEAIFKEIIPTLSLSEEELKAFAEEVLDRFRNPFIKHQLASIALNSISKFKVRVLPSLLAFQKDCNRLPLHLTFAFACLIRFYRGEWNNHTLPINDDDAVVAELKRVWEMHSYQEISGEILKNEKFWDSDLTKVPGLQDNIALALELIETKGIEEGYKNFTEKATI
- a CDS encoding TRAP transporter large permease; protein product: MITEILILVISFVILLSIGVPVAWSIGISCLVTILFSIDPIASFTTVSQRMATGLDSFSLLAIPFFILAGQIMNQGGIANRLIKFAKALIGSLPGGLIYVNVIAAMLFGAISGSAVAAASAIGGILGPPMEKENYSKEFGAAINVTASTTGLIIPPSNVLIVYSLASGGVSIASLFLAGYIPGILMGLALMLVASVWIKKKKYPPGTKSSFKLITVSFLDALPSLLLLVVVIGGIVSGIFTATEASGIAVLYTLILATIYREINLKKLYNIFLSSVGTTSIVLLLIATSMSMSWVMSFENIPQTVSDLLLGLSENKYVILIIINLLLLFVGTFMDMTPAVLIFTPILLPVMQNLGVDPVHFGMIMVMNLCVGLCTPPVGAVLFIGVGVAKTTIQKVMKPLLPLYVVMFIVLLLVTYIPEISLWLPKLFE
- a CDS encoding TRAP transporter small permease; the protein is MKKVLDKLLGGFLVFLMTLIVIAVLWQVFSRYVLQNPSSVTEEIARYLLIWIGLLGAAYASGQQEHLAINILPPKLNPDNRIKLMIFINILIILFCVTVLIIGGGNLVLMNIELGQDSAALHLPLSVVYTVIPLSGALIIIYKLNEIFNPKKYLL